The Flavobacteriales bacterium genomic interval GTCAAGGTCAATGTGACCACCCCTCAGAACAAGGTCATCCTCAAGGATATGTACCTGAGTTTCTTCTACGGGGCCAAGATCGGGATCATCGGTCTCAATGGTTCTGGTAAATCCACTCTGATGAAGATCATTGCTGGGATAGAGACGCGCTATCGAGGCGAGGTAGTATGGAGCAACGATGGATATTCAGTGGGATATCTCCCTCAGGAACCTGAATTGGATGCAAGCAAGACCGTGAAGGAGAACATCATGGACGGGCTCAGTGAGATGACAGCCGTGCTGAAGGAATATGAGGAGATCAACAACTCCTTCATGGATGAGGAAGTGCTCAACGACCCGGACAAGATGAACAAACTCATCGAACGGCAGGCCAAGGTGCAAGACCAGATCGAGGCTATGGGAGCATGGGATATCGACCACAAGCTGGAACTCGCCATGGATGCCCTGCGCACTCCCGATGGGGATGCAAGCATCGAGAACCTCAGTGGAGGTGAGAAACGAAGAGTAGCTCTCTGCCGCTTGCTCCTTTCAGAACCGGATGTCCTTCTGCTCGATGAGCCCACCAACCACTTGGATGCAGAGAGTATAGACTGGCTCGAGCAACACTTAAAGCAATATAAAGGAACCGTCATAGCCGTGACGCACGATAGATATTTCTTGGACAACATCGCAGGATGGATCCTCGAGTTGGATCGAGGGGAGGGTATCCCCTTCAAAGGGAACTACACGAGCTGGCTGGAGCAGAAATCAGAGCGACTCAAGCAAGAAGAGAAGCAAGAAAGCAAGCGACAGAAAGTGCTTCAGCGCGAGCTCGAGTGGAGTCGCCTGACTCCCGGTGCCCGTAGGAGTAAGAACAAGGCCCGTCTAAACAACTACGACCAGATGATGGCCGAGGACACCAAGGCCAAGGAGGCCAAATTGCAGATCCCGATCCCCAACGGTCAACGATTAGGGAACCAGGTCATCGAGTTCGACCACGTGAGTAAAGGATACGATGACAGACTGCTCATCGATGACCTCTCCTTCTCTCTTCCACGAGCAGGTGTGGTGGGAATCATCGGACCTAATGGAGCAGGTAAGACCACCCTCTTCCGCATGATCATGGGCGAAGAGAACCCGGACGAGGGCAGTATCGCGCATGGTGACACCGTGCAACTCGGGTATGTGGATCAGACCCATCAGGACCTGGACCCTGAGAAGACCGTGTGGGAAGTGATATCAGGAGGAAACGAAGTGATAGAGATCGGAGGGGCACAATTCAATTCTCGTGCCTATGTCTCCA includes:
- the ettA gene encoding energy-dependent translational throttle protein EttA; translation: MTTPQNKVILKDMYLSFFYGAKIGIIGLNGSGKSTLMKIIAGIETRYRGEVVWSNDGYSVGYLPQEPELDASKTVKENIMDGLSEMTAVLKEYEEINNSFMDEEVLNDPDKMNKLIERQAKVQDQIEAMGAWDIDHKLELAMDALRTPDGDASIENLSGGEKRRVALCRLLLSEPDVLLLDEPTNHLDAESIDWLEQHLKQYKGTVIAVTHDRYFLDNIAGWILELDRGEGIPFKGNYTSWLEQKSERLKQEEKQESKRQKVLQRELEWSRLTPGARRSKNKARLNNYDQMMAEDTKAKEAKLQIPIPNGQRLGNQVIEFDHVSKGYDDRLLIDDLSFSLPRAGVVGIIGPNGAGKTTLFRMIMGEENPDEGSIAHGDTVQLGYVDQTHQDLDPEKTVWEVISGGNEVIEIGGAQFNSRAYVSKFNFSGGEQGKKVGVLSGGERNRLHLAMTLKTEANVLLLDEPTNDIDVNTLRALEEGIMNFAGCAVVISHDRWFLDRICTHILAFEGDSQVYWFEGTYSEYEENKKKRLGNEGPKRLRYKKLVR